In the genome of Podarcis raffonei isolate rPodRaf1 chromosome 17, rPodRaf1.pri, whole genome shotgun sequence, one region contains:
- the CCIN gene encoding calicin has protein sequence MRMQFTEKNHNSFMMQALNKQRKNREFCDVALSVDQKVFYAHLNVLAAMSSHIRNLISSNDMKADDELFIIIDAKFLSSELVEQLLDYFYTGKIVISEKNVEDLLKGAKYFSSPSLRSHCSDFLLRSLKKNNCLYYMLLATSYDMKDVANAAYDGIRDNFNYWAGPGITDFMHCPPNVFSRLLKDEHLHVQNEDQTLSTLLQWVKYRKTEREKYFKKYFTYIHLSAVSTSMLLSTCREVLLFADHTGPLSRIESTLSDRKKGNPQSLMLQQRKGALMDSVVILGGQKEQGKFNSGVFAYIIGENIWLKLTEMPYKAAALSATSLGRYIYVSGGTTEQISGLKTAWKYDIDTNSWIKLPDLPIGLVFHTMVTCGGAVYSVGGSTAPRKYISSIYKYDEGKEKWILAGKMSIPMDATALITKGDKTIYIVTGRCLVNGRFSRVGVLDCFDTQTKNVVQYITFPIQFNHKPLLSFPQENVLSIQSHKESLEINLQKIKMSKSTKLVPLLPNNYSLDLSHAVCSIGDNKVFVCGGLICPGDTRPEEYAINRHAYMLDQSLGEWRILAQPPEALDCPACCTAKLPCKILQKTVVN, from the coding sequence ATGAGGATGCAGTTTACAGAAAAGAACCACAACAGTTTTATGATGCAGGCCCTCAACAAACAGAGAAAGAACCGGGAGTTTTGTGATGTGGCCCTCAGTGTGGACCAGAAAGTCTTCTATGCCCACCTCAATGTTTTAGCAGCCATGTCCTCCCATATTAGGAATCTGATATCCAGCAATGACATGAAAGCGGATGATGAACTCTTTATTATCATTGATGCCAAGTTCCTGAGCTCTGAGTTGGTGGAGCAATTGCTCGACTACTTCTATACTGGGAAGATTGTAATTTCTGAGAAGAATGTGGAGGACCTGCTGAAGGGAGCCAAGTATTTCAGTTCCCCATCTCTAAGGAGCCACTGTTCTGACTTCCTCCTTAGGTCCCTTAAGAAGAACAACTGCCTCTACTACATGCTCCTGGCCACCTCATACGATATGAAAGATGTGGCAAATGCTGCTTATGATGGTATACGAGACAACTTCAACTACTGGGCAGGCCCTGGCATAACAGACTTCATGCACTGCCCCCCTAATGTCTTCAGCAGGCTCCTTAAGGATGAACATCTTCACGTACAAAACGAGGACCAGACTCTCTCAACCCTCCTCCAGTGGGTGAAATACAGAAAGACTGAAAGGGAGAAATATTTTAAGAAGTATTTTACCTACATTCATTTATCCGCTGTCTCCACCAGTATGCTTCTGTCCACTTGCCGTGAAGTGTTACTCTTTGCAGACCACACTGGTCCCCTGTCCCGGATAGAGAGCACTTTGAGTGATCGTAAAAAGGGCAATCCTCAAAGCCTGATGCTtcaacaaaggaaaggggcatTAATGGACTCTGTGGTGATCTTAGGAGGGCAAAAAGAGCAGGGTAAGTTCAACAGCGGGGTTTTCGCTTATATCATTGGAGAGAACATCTGGCTAAAGCTGACAGAGATGCCTTACAAAGCAGCTGCTCTCAGTGCAACATCGCTAGGGAGATACATTTATGTTTCTGGAGGAACAACAGAGCAGATCTCTGGCTTGAAAACAGCTTGGAAGTATGATATAGATACTAACTCCTGGATCAAACTTCCGGATCTGCCTATAGGTTTGGTCTTCCACACCATGGTGACTTGTGGGGGGGCAGTGTACTCTGTAGGAGGAAGCACGGCCCCAAGGAAGTACATTTCAAGTATCTACAAGTATGACGAAGGGAAAGAGAAGTGGATTCTTGCTGGAAAGATGAGTATTCCTATGGATGCAACTGCATTGATCACCAAGGGAGACAAGACCATTTACATTGTGACAGGAAGGTGCTTGGTGAATGGGCGCTTCTCCCGAGTAGGTGTGCTGGACTGCTTTGACACTCAGACTAAGAATGTGGTGCAGTACATCACGTTTCCCATTCAGTTCAATCACAAGCCCTTGCTGTCCTTTCCTCAGGAGAATGTCTTGAGCATACAGAGCCACAAAGAGAGTTTGGAAATAAACCTGCAGAAGATCAAAATGAGCAAATCCACAAAACTTGTCCCACTCTTGCCGAATAACTACAGCTTGGATCTTTCACATGCAGTGTGCTCAATTGGGGATAacaaggtgtttgtgtgtggtggcCTGATCTGCCCAGGTGACACACGTCCAGAGGAGTATGCCATCAACCGGCATGCATATATGTTAGATCAAAGTCTAGGGGAATGGAGGATTTTGGCTCAGCCTCCAGAAGCTCTGGATTGCCCTGCTTGCTGTACAGCTAAGTTGCCATGCAAGATTCTCCAAAAAACTGTAGTCAATTAA